acagacagacagacagacagacagatttgttttattgtcatcaaacgtcactacttacatcacttgctgcagtactaaaagttctactctcctactgttcttcgttttaattaatgaatagaactatgaatggctttgtccatctctagcttgtcttgtccatccaaacaattcaatgaaagcctagatagctttcttaaaacaactctactgttacatttctgaataatcacagaaaatcttcttctccaatagcttctaaacgctgcttcatttttccttcccagcatgtctttggacttctttgcaagctcatttaaaaattcctctgctttgggtccccaacgaccaaagtgttcgaacaccagaggagtaacaaaaggcttagaaccatctggtaatgattctttgcgatactttacttccttccttgcctctcgttttgttgctgcatatccacatgtcgtggacgctcccttgatggtatctttgctccagggatgagccatagcaacatctatctcttttgttgttcctgagtctacgtcgtaaaatgtgatgtctg
The DNA window shown above is from Corticium candelabrum chromosome 13, ooCorCand1.1, whole genome shotgun sequence and carries:
- the LOC134189009 gene encoding uncharacterized protein LOC134189009 → MIKNPRKLQHRLSTDISCMEAATFTNRIVEEKDAGRMRSLQGRGAGGWLETVPTSDKHALKQNEFRLASCLRLGVCLPFSQLLVKCECGAELDREGYHLITCKYGGGPVWTHNTLVSGWSECLSDLLICHQIEPRHRYIHTEDRPDITFYDVDSGTTKEIDVAMAHPWSKDTIKGASTTCGYAATKREARKEVKYRKESLPDGSKPFVTPLVFEHFGRWGPKAEEFLNELAKKSKDMLGRKNEAAFRSYWRRRFSVIIQKCNSRVVLRKLSRLSLNCLDGQDKLEMDKAIHSSIH